GTATAAATCGTTATATAATTTGGCAATAAAATCTAAATCTAATGACGCTACCTTCTCTTCAAGTGCTTCTTTTTCATTGTTACTCATTATTTTTTCATATTCACACAAATGATCTTGTTTATATTTAGCTAATTGATTTTTATCTAGCATTTTATGCCTCCTGCTGAGTTTGTAACCTTTAATAATTTATTTTCTATAAAAACTTAGTATTCCAGTTGCTTATTATATCATTGATGAAAGGCTGAAATAAAACATAAACTGTTCCGACCATTAACGCTGTAGCTAAAGATAAGTCTACAAGTCCACCTGTTTTAAATTGAATCGGTGTCTTCACATTAAACGGTAACGGATAAAATAATTTCACGCCTTTTGGTGTTATCATATCTAGTATAACATGTGACACTAATCCAATTATAATTGCTGCCATATAATAATTAGGCGTCTGAATAATTTGCAATAAAAATGCTATGATTGCGATAAATAATATTGAATGCGTAAAGGTTCGATGTCCAAAGATCAATCTCACAAAAAAACTAATTACCTTAAACCTTCTGCCAATCTTACTTTGAGTGTGACATATATCGGGTAATAAGCTAGCTAGAGTTGCTAGAATGATAACCGTAACCGACGAAAAAATATCCGTTTGAAAATATTGTGTTGTTAGCGCTCCAACGAGCATGCCGCATGAAGCATGTGTTTTACCTGTCATATTTGTTCTCCTTTAATACTCACATTTTACCACATCCCTAACAAAAACACGAACATATTTTCGGGTTAAAATTCATTAGTATGACACAATTTAAAAAAGTATCACATAACTCTTGAAAACGATTACAAAATCGTTTATGATGTATTTACAAAATATTTAAAGGATGTGTTTGAATAATGGCAATGACAGTAAAAAAGGATAATAATGAAGTGCGTATTCAATGGAGAGTTGCTGATATCAAAATTCCTACAAGTGAAATTAAAAATATTACACAAGACCAAGATATTCATGCAGTTCCTAAATTAGACAGCAAAGATGTATCTAGAATCGGCTCAACGTTTGGTAAAACGAATCGCGTTATTATCGATACTGAAGACCACGAATACATTATTTATACTCAAAATGATCAAAAAGTTTACAATGAATTAACTAAATAAATTGTATAAAAAAATCATTCATGGTGAGGGCTTCATGAATGATTTTTTTAATTGATTCAACACCCAGCATAAACAAATACAAAAGGACAACTGTTCCCATAATTTTAACAGTTGTCCTTTTTCACATATATTTATAACAAAAGATGTGCCATCAAAGAAATAATTGGTAGTGTAATGATTGTTCTAATCAAGAAAATCATAAACAATTTGCCGATGCTTACAGGAATCTTCGAACCAAGTATGACGCCACCTACTTCAGACAAGTATATTAACTGCGATATACTAAGTGCCCCAATAACAAAACGAGTTATATCATTTTGTACACCTTCAATTAATATAGAAGGTAAAAACATATCGGCAAAACCGATAATAATCGTTTGAGAAGCCTGTGCCGCTTCAGGTATTTGCATTAACTCTAAAAATGGAACAAAAGGTTTACCCAATATGACAAAAAAGGGCGTGTAGTTCGCAATAATGGTAGCAATAGTACCAATACTCATTACTACAGGCAAAATAACAAACCACATATCAATGACTGTTTTTAATCCTGACTTAAAAAAGTCAATAACGCCCGGTGCTTTAATACCTACTTCTGTTGCAGTATCAAAGCCATGTCTCAATGCCGTCTTTCCTTCTGGCAATGCCTCAGTACGCGCACTTTCGGGTACCTCCTTAGCATACTCATCAGGAATTTTATTTAAAGGCCAAATTCTTGGCATAATGACTGCTGCAACGAGGCAGGATACTATCACTGATAAATAGAAAGCAAAAAATTGATTTTGCATGTGCACTGTTTCAGCAACTACAATTGCAAAGGTGATAGAAACTACACTAAATGTCGTTGAAATAACTGTTGCCTCACGACGAGAATAATATCCTTCACCATATTGTCTACTTGTAATTAAGACACCAACAGTTCCGTCTCCAATAAATGATGCTAAATTATCTACCGTCGAACGTCCTGGCAATGTAAATAAAGGTCTCATAACCGGTCTAAAAATAGGACCCAACATCTCTAACAAACCGTATTCCATTAATAGCGGTAAAAATAGAGCTGCAAATAAGAATACTGCCACTAATGTTGGCAATAAACTTGAGAACAATAATCCACCCGTTTCATCTGAGTAAATAACCTTTGAACCAATTCGTAAAAATGTCATCCATGCAAAAACAACTGCTAATATTCGTAAAATTAACCAACCAATTCTAACGTTAAAAGCATTGTTCATTAGCCCGTCAGGTTTCAATTTATCTTTTAAAATAGTTGAACAAATCAGAGTTATGATACCCGATAAAGTAATTATCGTCACAATTAAAAATGGCATTACGCCACCTAATACATCTTTAAGCACGCCTGCTAAAAATGCCACGGGCAACGTTGTTTGCTTCTGTCCATCTTGTTCGACTGGAATTGGTACTAAAAATAATAAGATACCAATTAAAGACATCGTAATAAACTTAAGTCTCCCAATAACTATCTCTTTCCTTGAAAAGCTATCCATAAAATCAATCCATTTCTCTATGTATTCGTTTTAAGTATATACAGAATTCTATTCAGTTAACAAACATATTCCTTATCATTCTATCTTTCAAAATGTTTATGTATGCAAAATAATGAATAATTACAGTTATTAAATATACGCTATTTCTTGTAATTTTTCAAGATGAATTCAAAAAAGGTTAAGTACAATTACTGATTTCGTACTTAACCTTTTTTAAACTCTAATCATATGTTAGTTATTTCATTCTTCGTAATAATATTAAGAAGTATGGTGCACCGATAATTGCAATGATAACCCCAACAGGAATATCCAGTGGCGGATGAATGCCACGGGCTAAACCATCTCCAAATGTTAACAATATAGCACCAATTAACCCCGACATGATAATAACGTGTAATGTTTTATTTCCTATTAATTGTCTCGCAATATGAGGTGCAATTAATCCTAAAAAGCTAATACCACCGACAACTGAAATTGCGGATCCTGCTAATATTACTGCTAAAATTAACAATAGCATTTTAATAGTTTTAACTTTTAAACCGAGTGCGGTTGCAACAGCATCACCTAGATTCAATACATCTAATTGATAACTCAATAAAATGATGATTGGTATCGTTATTAAAAACCAAGGTAATATAGTATAAATATTCGACATATCATGTCCATATAGACTACCTGTCAACCAAACAAGCGCTTTGTTTGCTTCCAGTGGATTTCTGATTAATAAGAACTGCACAATCGCCGTACATATTGCGCCTATTGCTAAACCAATTAAGGCAAGCTTTGAACCTTTAACATCATATTTTGAAATTAAAAATGATAAAAATAAACTTACTGCAAAGGCACCTAAGAATGAACCTATAGGTAATACAAACAATGGTGCTGTTGGAAAGGTCATAATAATAATCACAGCAGCTAAACTGGCACCTTTAGAAATACCTATAACATCAGGTGAGGCTAACGGGTTTCTTATTACAGCTTGTATAATTGCACCTGAAATAGCCAAGCTACTACCGATAATAATACCAAGTAATGTTCTAGGTATACGATACTCATTTAAAATAAAATCATCTTGTGTAAAGATTCCCTTAATAGCATCAATCGGATGAATCATGACAGACCCTACACATAAACTTATGAATATACTCACAATTAAAAGGATTGTGATTAAACTATAACGACGTATAATTTTCGTTGTCATCATATTCTTTTCACCCCTTTAATCGTTATAAATAAGAAGTAAAGTGCACCTACGAATGATGTAACAATCCCTACTGGTGATTCATAAGGATATGTAATTAAACGACTTAATACATCTGATAGTAGTAACAAATCTGCACCTATAATAAATGTTAATGGAATCATGACTAAATAATTCTTACTCACATAGCGTTTGACTATATGCGGTACGATTAAGCCAACAAATCCAATTGGTCCTGCCACTGACACCGACATACCTGTAAGAATAATGACTAATAGTCCAATGATAATTCTAACTTTATTTATATTTTGACCCAATCCCTTAGCAATGTCATCGCCTAGTTCCATTATCGTTAGTTGACGTCCAATAAAAATCGTTACAATTAAAGCACCAATAATCCATGGTAGAATGGTTAAAATTTCATCCCACTTCATACTGGATAATGAACCGACAAGCCAAAACATCACTTGTTCGTTTGAATTCTCATTCAAAATAATAATACCTTCGGTCATACTACTAAAAAACAAATGGATGGCCATACCAGCCAATGCTAATTTAATGGGTGTCATACCTTTCGTAGCACCTGAAAGTGTATAAACAGTTAAACCACCTATAAATGCACCTATCACACCTAAATATAATGCATAATATTCTAATGCTGGAATGATAATCGTCACAAATACAATGAAAAACGATGCACCAGAACTGACACCAAAAATTTTAGGTGATGCTAGCGGATTGCGTGTCATTGCTTGCATTAACAAACCAGATACCGCTAATGCACCGCCAATAAATAACCCTGCAATCATCCTTGGCATACGTACATTATGCAATAAAAACGTTGCTTTCGTATCTGTATGACCAGTAACATAGTGAATGATATCGCTAAAATTAATTTTCGAAGAACCAATCGCCATATTTAAATATATACAAATAAAAAGAAAGCACAAACTCACTATATACGTGAGTGTTGTGCGTCTTTTTCTTTTATGATCTATGGCAGATTGGCTACTTATTTCTTTTATAGCCATTTACTTCCACCTTACTTTTGTTCTTTTTTTGATAATTCAACAAGTTCTTTAGCCATTTCTTCAGAAGAAATTAAGCCACGAGATCTTGCCCAAACATCACGGTCAACAATATCCACGCGATTATTTTTAACTGCATTCAACTTTTTCCATGTTGCATCTTCTTGTAACTTCTTGAATTCAGCAGAATCTTTTTTAGCATGATCTGTCATAATGATCATACGCTCTGGATTTAAATCAGCTAAATGTTCAGTGTCTAATTGTAAGTAAGGTCCTTTCAAATATTTACTTAAACCTTTTGTTACATCGTCACTTAATGCATTTTTAAATCCTAGTTCGTTTAAAAATTGTCCAACATATGAATAGTTTGGATGTGCTAATAAACCAGCTTTAGCAACTACTGCTGGAAGCACTTTTTGATTTCTATCAAATTTAATTTCATCTTTATACTTATTGATTAATTTATCATGCTCAGCAAGACGTTTTTCGCCTTCTTTTTCTTTATTTAAAGCTTTAGCAATTGTTTTGAACGAATTAATATTTTGTTTGTAGTCTCCATCAAAACTCTTTAATGATAATGTTGGTGCAATTTTGTTTAATTCTTTATTAATACCTTTATGTCTACTGCTATCAGCGATAATTAAATCCGGTTTTAATTTACTAATTTCTTCTAAGTTTGGCTGTTTACGTGTACCTACAGAAGTATAATCCCCAATTTTTTCTCTAACTGGTTTAATGATACGTTTTTTCTTACCATCATCAGCAATACCAACTGGTTTAACGTCTAATGCTGCTAATGCATCTGCAAATGAGTACTCTAATACAACGATACGTTTTGCATCTTTAGGTACTTTTACTGTACCATTTTCATCTTTTACCGAAATAGTATCTTTAGTTGATGATTCTTTTTTACTTGAATTATCCGTATTACCACAAGCTGCAACTAAAAGTAAGGCAACTATTAATCCCAATATA
The genomic region above belongs to Staphylococcus aureus and contains:
- a CDS encoding metal-dependent hydrolase, producing the protein MTGKTHASCGMLVGALTTQYFQTDIFSSVTVIILATLASLLPDICHTQSKIGRRFKVISFFVRLIFGHRTFTHSILFIAIIAFLLQIIQTPNYYMAAIIIGLVSHVILDMITPKGVKLFYPLPFNVKTPIQFKTGGLVDLSLATALMVGTVYVLFQPFINDIISNWNTKFL
- a CDS encoding YjiH family protein produces the protein MDSFSRKEIVIGRLKFITMSLIGILLFLVPIPVEQDGQKQTTLPVAFLAGVLKDVLGGVMPFLIVTIITLSGIITLICSTILKDKLKPDGLMNNAFNVRIGWLILRILAVVFAWMTFLRIGSKVIYSDETGGLLFSSLLPTLVAVFLFAALFLPLLMEYGLLEMLGPIFRPVMRPLFTLPGRSTVDNLASFIGDGTVGVLITSRQYGEGYYSRREATVISTTFSVVSITFAIVVAETVHMQNQFFAFYLSVIVSCLVAAVIMPRIWPLNKIPDEYAKEVPESARTEALPEGKTALRHGFDTATEVGIKAPGVIDFFKSGLKTVIDMWFVILPVVMSIGTIATIIANYTPFFVILGKPFVPFLELMQIPEAAQASQTIIIGFADMFLPSILIEGVQNDITRFVIGALSISQLIYLSEVGGVILGSKIPVSIGKLFMIFLIRTIITLPIISLMAHLLL
- a CDS encoding iron ABC transporter permease, whose amino-acid sequence is MMTTKIIRRYSLITILLIVSIFISLCVGSVMIHPIDAIKGIFTQDDFILNEYRIPRTLLGIIIGSSLAISGAIIQAVIRNPLASPDVIGISKGASLAAVIIIMTFPTAPLFVLPIGSFLGAFAVSLFLSFLISKYDVKGSKLALIGLAIGAICTAIVQFLLIRNPLEANKALVWLTGSLYGHDMSNIYTILPWFLITIPIIILLSYQLDVLNLGDAVATALGLKVKTIKMLLLILAVILAGSAISVVGGISFLGLIAPHIARQLIGNKTLHVIIMSGLIGAILLTFGDGLARGIHPPLDIPVGVIIAIIGAPYFLILLRRMK
- a CDS encoding iron ABC transporter permease, which encodes MAIKEISSQSAIDHKRKRRTTLTYIVSLCFLFICIYLNMAIGSSKINFSDIIHYVTGHTDTKATFLLHNVRMPRMIAGLFIGGALAVSGLLMQAMTRNPLASPKIFGVSSGASFFIVFVTIIIPALEYYALYLGVIGAFIGGLTVYTLSGATKGMTPIKLALAGMAIHLFFSSMTEGIIILNENSNEQVMFWLVGSLSSMKWDEILTILPWIIGALIVTIFIGRQLTIMELGDDIAKGLGQNINKVRIIIGLLVIILTGMSVSVAGPIGFVGLIVPHIVKRYVSKNYLVMIPLTFIIGADLLLLSDVLSRLITYPYESPVGIVTSFVGALYFLFITIKGVKRI
- a CDS encoding Fe(3+) dicitrate ABC transporter substrate-binding protein, yielding MRGLKTFSILGLIVALLLVAACGNTDNSSKKESSTKDTISVKDENGTVKVPKDAKRIVVLEYSFADALAALDVKPVGIADDGKKKRIIKPVREKIGDYTSVGTRKQPNLEEISKLKPDLIIADSSRHKGINKELNKIAPTLSLKSFDGDYKQNINSFKTIAKALNKEKEGEKRLAEHDKLINKYKDEIKFDRNQKVLPAVVAKAGLLAHPNYSYVGQFLNELGFKNALSDDVTKGLSKYLKGPYLQLDTEHLADLNPERMIIMTDHAKKDSAEFKKLQEDATWKKLNAVKNNRVDIVDRDVWARSRGLISSEEMAKELVELSKKEQK